One Yimella lutea DNA window includes the following coding sequences:
- a CDS encoding citrate synthase, which translates to MTDTAPATFAAGDKKLEFAVIPATEGNDGYDISALLKETGNVTLDVGFVNTASCKSAITYIDGDAGILRYRGYPIDQLAEKSTFLETSYLLIYGELPTKEELEEFTGKIQRHTMLHEDLKDLLAAFPRDAHPMSVLSAAVSALGTFYQDSLSITDKEQIELSTIRLLAKLPTIAAYAFKKSAGQPTLYPDNNLDLVENFLRLTFGYPTEDWTPNPTVTKALDQLFILHADHEQNCSTSTVRLVGSGHAHLFASISAGIHALSGPLHGGANSAVLEMLDTIENDFGGDVDKFVEKVKNKEDGVKLMGFGHRVYKNYDPRAAIVKKAADEVLEALGVEDPKLEMARRLEEIALSDDYFVSRKLYPNVDFYTGIIYKAMGFPAEMFTVLFAIGRLPGWIAQWREMVEDPATKIGRPRQIYIGETERDYPSA; encoded by the coding sequence ATGACTGACACCGCTCCGGCCACCTTCGCTGCGGGTGACAAGAAGCTCGAGTTCGCCGTGATCCCGGCGACCGAGGGCAACGACGGCTACGACATCTCGGCTCTGTTGAAAGAGACCGGCAATGTCACGCTCGACGTCGGATTCGTCAACACCGCATCCTGCAAGTCGGCCATCACCTACATCGACGGCGACGCGGGCATCCTGCGCTACCGCGGCTACCCGATCGATCAGCTGGCCGAGAAGTCGACCTTCCTGGAGACCTCCTACCTGCTGATCTACGGCGAGCTTCCCACCAAGGAAGAGCTCGAGGAGTTCACTGGCAAGATCCAGCGGCACACGATGCTGCACGAGGATCTCAAGGACCTCCTGGCCGCCTTCCCGCGTGACGCGCACCCGATGTCGGTCCTGTCGGCCGCGGTGTCCGCGCTCGGCACCTTCTACCAGGACTCCCTCTCGATCACCGACAAGGAGCAAATCGAGCTGTCGACGATCCGGCTGCTGGCCAAGCTGCCGACCATCGCCGCCTACGCGTTCAAGAAGAGCGCCGGTCAGCCGACGCTCTACCCGGACAACAACCTCGACCTCGTCGAGAACTTCCTGCGTCTGACCTTCGGTTACCCGACCGAGGACTGGACCCCGAACCCGACCGTCACCAAGGCGCTCGACCAGTTGTTCATCCTGCACGCCGACCACGAGCAGAACTGCTCGACCTCCACCGTCCGTCTGGTCGGTTCGGGTCACGCGCACCTGTTCGCCTCGATCTCGGCCGGCATCCACGCGCTGTCCGGCCCGCTGCACGGTGGCGCGAACTCGGCCGTGCTGGAGATGCTCGACACCATCGAGAACGACTTCGGCGGCGACGTCGACAAGTTCGTCGAGAAGGTCAAGAACAAGGAAGACGGCGTGAAGCTCATGGGCTTCGGGCACCGTGTCTACAAGAACTACGACCCGCGTGCGGCCATCGTGAAGAAGGCCGCCGACGAGGTGCTCGAGGCGCTCGGCGTCGAGGACCCGAAGCTGGAGATGGCTCGCCGGCTGGAGGAGATCGCGCTCTCCGACGACTACTTCGTGTCGCGCAAGCTGTACCCGAACGTCGACTTCTACACCGGCATCATCTACAAGGCGATGGGCTTCCCGGCCGAGATGTTCACGGTGCTGTTCGCGATCGGCCGCCTGCCGGGTTGGATCGCCCAGTGGCGCGAGATGGTCGAGGACCCGGCCACCAAGATCGGCCGTCCGCGCCAGATCTACATCGGTGAGACCGAGCGCGACTACCCGTCCGCCTGA
- a CDS encoding GNAT family N-acetyltransferase: MGDERTKSHLPWPVRVGRRVAVRRRLLPSDPTGAVFTDVTGELLCADGSGIEVDSRHGRVRVEWADVVAAKEIPPKASRRGHPHRTVPIDDLQRLMVDGLPPLTSEHLGDWLLRSAEGFTGRANSVLAVGDSGFSPSDAMDRCVDWYARLGLPALFQIAGPIGFDPSDHPVVAEIDRRGGRCSPRVAVMTAAVREIALARSAIGVTVDATTRPTDQWWSAASPRTIDRRTVAARVLAGVEDGRYLTLSDTAPRANTRLAYSPGWVGLFDLHVAEAFRGKGFGRALVGAAAREADRRGVRSMYLQVSSDNAPAIGLYESLGFSTHHEYIYARL; encoded by the coding sequence ATGGGCGACGAGCGTACTAAGTCTCACCTTCCCTGGCCGGTTCGTGTCGGACGCAGGGTTGCGGTCCGTCGCCGACTTCTTCCGAGCGACCCGACCGGCGCCGTGTTCACCGACGTGACCGGCGAGCTGCTCTGCGCGGACGGCAGCGGGATCGAGGTCGATTCCCGGCACGGACGCGTTCGTGTCGAGTGGGCCGACGTCGTCGCGGCCAAGGAGATTCCGCCGAAGGCATCACGTCGTGGTCATCCGCACCGCACCGTCCCCATCGACGACCTGCAACGACTGATGGTCGACGGCCTGCCGCCGCTGACCAGCGAGCATCTCGGCGATTGGCTGCTGCGCAGCGCCGAAGGATTCACCGGACGAGCCAATTCCGTTCTTGCCGTTGGCGATTCAGGCTTCTCGCCTTCGGACGCGATGGACCGCTGCGTGGACTGGTACGCCCGCCTCGGACTGCCTGCGTTGTTCCAGATCGCCGGCCCAATCGGTTTCGATCCATCGGATCACCCGGTGGTGGCCGAGATCGACCGGCGCGGCGGACGTTGCTCGCCGCGGGTCGCTGTCATGACCGCGGCGGTACGCGAGATCGCGCTGGCGCGATCCGCAATAGGCGTCACCGTCGATGCCACAACTCGACCGACGGACCAGTGGTGGAGTGCGGCGAGTCCGCGCACGATCGATCGACGAACCGTCGCCGCACGCGTTCTCGCCGGGGTCGAGGACGGCCGATACCTGACGCTCTCCGACACCGCGCCGCGCGCGAACACCCGCCTCGCATACTCCCCCGGCTGGGTCGGACTCTTCGACCTGCACGTGGCAGAAGCGTTTCGCGGCAAGGGCTTCGGGAGGGCCCTCGTCGGAGCTGCTGCCCGCGAAGCCGACCGACGCGGCGTCCGCTCGATGTATCTGCAGGTGAGCAGCGACAACGCACCGGCCATCGGGCTCTACGAATCGCTCGGGTTCAGCACGCACCACGAGTACATCTACGCCCGTCTCTGA
- the dapE gene encoding succinyl-diaminopimelate desuccinylase, protein MASLDLNTDVVTLTAALCDIPSVSKDEQAIADAIEAALRELPHLSVQRDGNAIVARTDLGREERVVLAGHIDTVPITDPPNVPVRRVDGMLLGRGTTDMKGGVAVQLALAAGVPEPTRDVTYVFYDCEEIEAEFNGLARLVRNHPDWLQADFAVLLEPTDGGIEGGCKGTMKVDVSAKGIAAHSARPWNGHNAIHEAGEILARLSAYEPRTVDVEGLAYHEALNAVGIAGGIAGNVIPDRCVVSVNYRYAPDRDTEQALAHLREVFAGYEMEVKDAADGAKPGLDKPAAKGFVDALALPVVGKEGWTDVAQFSALGVPAVNFGPGDPNLAHTDDERCPEDQITAALEAMRRWLSPDFADGSQAR, encoded by the coding sequence ATGGCTTCTCTCGACCTGAACACGGATGTCGTGACCTTGACCGCCGCCCTGTGTGACATTCCATCGGTGAGCAAGGACGAGCAGGCGATCGCGGACGCGATCGAGGCGGCGTTGCGCGAACTGCCGCATCTGAGCGTGCAGCGGGACGGCAACGCGATCGTCGCCCGCACCGACCTCGGCCGCGAAGAGCGCGTCGTGCTCGCCGGGCACATCGACACCGTCCCGATCACCGACCCGCCGAACGTTCCCGTGCGCCGGGTCGACGGGATGCTCCTCGGGCGTGGGACGACCGACATGAAGGGCGGGGTGGCGGTGCAGCTGGCGCTCGCGGCGGGAGTGCCCGAACCGACCCGCGACGTCACCTACGTCTTCTACGACTGCGAAGAGATCGAAGCCGAGTTCAACGGCCTGGCCCGGCTCGTGCGCAATCACCCCGACTGGCTCCAGGCCGACTTCGCGGTGCTGCTCGAACCGACGGACGGCGGGATCGAGGGCGGCTGCAAGGGCACGATGAAGGTCGACGTGTCGGCCAAGGGCATCGCCGCTCATTCGGCACGACCGTGGAACGGACACAACGCGATTCACGAGGCGGGGGAGATCCTCGCCCGGCTGTCCGCGTACGAGCCACGTACGGTCGACGTCGAGGGCCTCGCCTACCACGAGGCGCTGAACGCGGTCGGTATCGCCGGCGGCATCGCGGGCAATGTCATCCCTGACCGATGCGTCGTCTCGGTCAACTACCGGTACGCACCCGACCGCGACACCGAGCAGGCGCTGGCCCATCTGCGCGAGGTCTTCGCCGGGTACGAGATGGAGGTCAAGGACGCCGCCGACGGGGCGAAGCCCGGCCTCGACAAGCCCGCCGCCAAGGGGTTCGTCGACGCGCTCGCACTCCCGGTCGTCGGCAAGGAGGGCTGGACGGACGTCGCACAGTTCTCGGCGCTCGGCGTCCCGGCGGTGAACTTCGGGCCCGGCGACCCGAACCTGGCACACACCGACGACGAACGCTGCCCCGAGGATCAGATCACCGCCGCCTTGGAGGCCATGCGGCGATGGCTGTCGCCCGACTTCGCGGATGGGAGCCAGGCACGATGA
- a CDS encoding ABC transporter ATP-binding protein — protein sequence MIEVNGLTRTYGAHRAVDDVTFRAEPGRVTGFLGPNGAGKSTCMRMMVGLTPPTAGTATILERQYTALPNPGRHVGVLLDASAQHPGRTGREVLTLGARTMGLPKGRVDELLEVVGLTPVEAKRQVRNYSLGMRQRLGIAHALLGDPKVLILDEPANGLDPAGIRWMRSLLRGFADEGGTVLLSSHLLHEIEVIADDLVVIGRGRIVAQGAKQELLATAGTSVTSTDNQRLGEALAGQGVSVTAVGQKLRVDAEPIVVGKVALQHQIVLTELTSAGAAGLEDMFLQLTAGDAREGVAA from the coding sequence ATGATCGAAGTCAACGGATTGACCAGAACCTACGGAGCGCATCGCGCCGTGGACGACGTGACCTTCCGGGCCGAGCCCGGCCGGGTCACCGGCTTCCTCGGTCCGAACGGTGCCGGCAAGTCCACCTGCATGCGGATGATGGTCGGGCTGACACCACCCACCGCCGGTACTGCGACCATTCTCGAGCGGCAGTACACCGCGCTGCCGAACCCGGGCCGCCACGTGGGGGTGTTGCTCGATGCGTCGGCCCAGCACCCGGGGCGCACCGGACGTGAGGTACTTACTCTCGGCGCTCGCACGATGGGTCTGCCGAAGGGGCGGGTCGACGAACTGCTCGAAGTCGTTGGCCTCACCCCCGTCGAGGCGAAGCGTCAGGTGCGCAACTACTCGCTCGGCATGCGCCAGCGGCTGGGGATCGCCCATGCGCTGCTCGGTGACCCCAAGGTGCTGATCCTGGACGAGCCGGCCAACGGACTCGACCCGGCGGGCATTCGCTGGATGCGCAGTCTGCTGCGTGGCTTCGCGGACGAGGGCGGCACCGTGCTGCTGTCCTCACACCTGTTGCACGAGATCGAGGTGATCGCGGACGACCTCGTGGTCATCGGCCGCGGTCGCATCGTGGCACAGGGGGCCAAGCAGGAACTGCTCGCTACAGCAGGCACTTCGGTCACCAGCACCGACAACCAGCGCCTGGGTGAAGCTCTTGCCGGACAAGGCGTTTCGGTGACCGCTGTGGGGCAGAAGCTGCGCGTCGACGCGGAACCGATCGTTGTGGGCAAGGTTGCGCTGCAGCACCAGATCGTCCTGACCGAACTCACCAGTGCCGGCGCCGCCGGGCTCGAGGACATGTTCCTCCAACTCACCGCGGGCGACGCCCGAGAAGGGGTCGCAGCATGA
- the fdxA gene encoding ferredoxin, whose translation MTYVIAQPCVDLKDKACIEECPVDCIYEGERSLYIHPDECVDCGACEPVCPVEAIYYEDDTPEEWADYYKANVEFFDDLGSPGGAAKMGLIPKDHPLIAALPPQSHDE comes from the coding sequence ATGACGTACGTCATCGCCCAGCCTTGTGTCGACCTCAAGGACAAGGCGTGCATCGAGGAATGCCCCGTCGACTGCATCTACGAAGGTGAACGCAGTCTCTACATCCACCCGGACGAGTGCGTCGACTGTGGTGCCTGCGAGCCCGTCTGCCCGGTCGAGGCCATCTACTACGAGGACGACACCCCCGAGGAGTGGGCCGACTACTACAAGGCCAACGTCGAGTTCTTCGACGACCTCGGCAGCCCCGGCGGCGCGGCGAAGATGGGTCTCATCCCCAAGGACCACCCGCTGATCGCGGCGCTGCCGCCGCAGTCGCACGACGAGTGA
- a CDS encoding ABC transporter permease, which produces MSNATTDQHLDKALSGVRLPSRLDPGEVSRVPFMRLVSVELRKLIDTRSGRWLLIGIALVTAVVVAILAFTGKADTNKDFGNFLGATIIPQSFLLPILGIMAVTTEWSQRTGLVTFTLEPKRARVAVSKLLAVLIAGFAIVALGALMAAGFTLLTDVVRGSDPSWSVSWQVVVGILVAQLINVGMGFAFGALIQNTPGAIVTYLFLPIVWSMVASVSWMRTVGEWADTGQTLQPLFDAQMQGDDWAKLAVSVLIWLVLPLTLGIWRMVRSEVKSS; this is translated from the coding sequence ATGAGCAACGCCACCACCGACCAGCACCTCGACAAGGCACTGTCGGGTGTCCGGCTGCCGTCTCGCCTCGATCCGGGCGAGGTATCCCGAGTGCCGTTCATGCGCCTGGTCTCCGTCGAACTGCGCAAGCTCATCGACACCCGCAGCGGGCGCTGGCTGCTCATCGGCATCGCGTTGGTGACGGCCGTCGTTGTCGCGATCCTCGCGTTCACCGGTAAGGCGGACACGAACAAGGACTTCGGCAACTTCCTCGGTGCGACGATCATTCCGCAGAGCTTCCTCCTGCCGATCCTCGGCATCATGGCCGTCACCACCGAATGGTCGCAGCGCACCGGGCTGGTGACTTTCACCCTCGAACCCAAGCGGGCACGGGTCGCCGTCTCGAAGCTGCTGGCAGTCCTCATCGCCGGCTTCGCCATCGTCGCACTCGGTGCGCTCATGGCTGCGGGCTTCACGCTGCTCACCGACGTGGTGCGAGGCTCCGACCCGTCGTGGTCGGTCTCGTGGCAGGTGGTCGTCGGCATCCTGGTCGCGCAGTTGATCAATGTCGGTATGGGTTTCGCGTTCGGTGCGCTCATCCAGAACACCCCCGGCGCGATCGTCACCTACCTGTTCCTGCCGATCGTCTGGTCGATGGTCGCCTCCGTCTCCTGGATGCGCACGGTCGGTGAGTGGGCCGACACCGGCCAGACTCTGCAGCCGCTGTTCGATGCGCAGATGCAAGGTGACGACTGGGCCAAGCTTGCCGTCTCCGTGCTCATCTGGCTGGTACTGCCGCTGACCCTCGGCATCTGGCGGATGGTGCGCAGCGAGGTCAAGAGCTCCTGA
- the dapD gene encoding 2,3,4,5-tetrahydropyridine-2,6-dicarboxylate N-succinyltransferase gives MTEQRNAWGYGLATITTDDRVLDTWFPAPRLGQAPADDPYGAPSELASQVREDPRRQVRTKVVLTSIDLDEAPKDASDAYLRLHLLSHRIVQPNSMNLDGLFGVLQNVVWTNLGPCAPENFETVRMRLRVDGPVQVFGVDKFPRMTDYVVPSGVRIADADRVRLGAHLAEGTTVMHEGFCNFNAGTLGTSMVEGRIVQGVVVGDGSDIGGGASIMGTLSGGGTERVSIGERCLLGAESGIGIALGDDCVVEAGLYITAGTKVTMPDGSVVKARELSGGSNMLFIRNSETGTVECRAREGKGIELNEALHANTHSGDHTTGARA, from the coding sequence ATGACCGAGCAGCGCAACGCCTGGGGCTACGGCCTGGCCACGATCACCACCGACGACCGGGTGCTCGACACCTGGTTTCCCGCCCCGCGACTGGGGCAGGCCCCGGCGGACGATCCGTATGGTGCACCTTCCGAGCTGGCCTCCCAGGTGCGGGAGGACCCGCGCCGCCAGGTGCGCACGAAGGTGGTGCTGACCAGCATCGACCTGGACGAGGCACCCAAGGACGCCTCGGACGCCTACCTGCGCCTGCACCTGCTCTCCCACCGGATCGTGCAGCCCAACTCCATGAACCTGGACGGACTGTTCGGCGTGCTGCAGAACGTCGTATGGACCAACCTGGGCCCCTGCGCCCCGGAGAACTTCGAGACCGTCCGGATGCGCCTGCGGGTCGACGGACCGGTGCAGGTCTTCGGTGTCGACAAGTTCCCGCGGATGACCGACTATGTGGTGCCGAGCGGAGTCCGGATCGCCGACGCGGACCGCGTCCGTCTGGGTGCGCACCTGGCCGAGGGCACCACGGTCATGCACGAGGGCTTCTGCAACTTCAATGCCGGCACCCTGGGCACCTCCATGGTCGAAGGCCGCATCGTGCAGGGCGTCGTGGTCGGTGACGGCTCCGACATCGGCGGCGGCGCCTCGATCATGGGCACCTTGTCCGGCGGTGGCACCGAGCGGGTCAGCATCGGCGAGCGTTGCCTGCTCGGCGCGGAGAGCGGCATCGGGATCGCGCTCGGCGACGACTGCGTGGTCGAAGCAGGGCTCTACATCACCGCCGGCACCAAGGTCACCATGCCCGACGGTTCGGTCGTGAAAGCACGCGAACTGTCCGGCGGATCCAACATGCTGTTCATCCGCAACTCCGAGACCGGCACCGTCGAGTGCCGTGCCCGCGAGGGGAAGGGCATCGAGCTCAACGAGGCCCTGCACGCCAACACCCACAGCGGCGACCACACCACCGGCGCCCGAGCGTGA
- a CDS encoding HNH endonuclease, whose translation MSNTTTKPLGQDAITPRDLLEAVMLEDGVDAAIELASHPELVPGANPATIQLLIAQLLAHNVFERLNSDDPFTVDAAGDKFFTQDDLTGLSGIDQQTAGEQGDGGQGDDEDHWVTQTRQFEESIRVAHSVMNTAGAVRAISISQYARWDAHDVTCTDFVQHEPGHVGEFAADGVAAELRLSCIAASQLVRKSVWAATKTPVLLTEVAAGVANLDTVTAVATELQDARPDTCELIEDTILQREIHCRGAASARRSTRTLVTRFEAAAARKTHKRTKAQQTGVWFDPHPTPGLASFTAVLPDAQVAEICDLVEKRAYDLKRSDTSEDAAEKLLGEYRADALYEIVTRNLNYILDIQILTPTACQGCSNNSADANRNGDSGRDRGKEDSGDDGDDGRLGGNPGGNPGGGGNGPGGTGGDTPGPSKGRSSKKTVTRGEALGLFTSKRNAKNCGANSVTNSTALGIHHRVGALSGYGIEALIQNATTTTTTGVEFNPLTGELIHQDTSQAYRPPETMRRRIQARDQHCRAPGCARHAVFTDTDHVTAYQRGGPTTDTNLQCLCRHHHKMKQSGWQVVMNTAGVCTWTTPTGRTYTTEPGLLQTYRDTEGL comes from the coding sequence ATGTCGAACACCACGACGAAACCCCTCGGACAGGACGCGATCACCCCGCGCGATCTGCTCGAAGCAGTGATGCTCGAAGACGGTGTCGACGCAGCCATCGAACTGGCATCGCACCCCGAACTGGTACCAGGCGCGAACCCCGCCACCATCCAACTGCTCATCGCCCAATTGCTGGCACACAACGTGTTCGAACGCCTCAACAGCGACGACCCGTTCACCGTGGACGCAGCCGGCGACAAGTTCTTCACGCAGGACGACCTCACCGGTCTGAGCGGGATCGACCAACAGACGGCCGGTGAGCAAGGTGATGGCGGCCAGGGTGACGACGAGGATCACTGGGTGACACAGACCCGGCAGTTCGAGGAATCGATCCGGGTGGCGCACTCGGTGATGAACACCGCCGGTGCCGTCCGGGCGATCTCGATCAGTCAGTACGCACGCTGGGACGCTCACGACGTGACTTGCACTGACTTCGTGCAACACGAGCCGGGGCATGTGGGTGAGTTCGCTGCTGATGGTGTCGCGGCCGAACTGCGCCTGTCCTGCATCGCCGCGTCGCAGCTGGTGCGCAAATCGGTGTGGGCAGCCACCAAAACACCGGTCCTGCTCACGGAGGTGGCTGCTGGTGTGGCGAACCTGGACACCGTGACCGCGGTCGCGACCGAACTGCAGGACGCCCGCCCCGACACCTGCGAACTCATCGAAGACACGATCCTTCAACGCGAGATCCACTGCCGGGGTGCGGCGTCCGCACGCCGTTCCACCCGCACCCTCGTCACCAGGTTCGAGGCGGCTGCCGCCCGCAAGACCCACAAGCGGACGAAGGCGCAGCAGACCGGGGTGTGGTTCGATCCCCACCCCACCCCCGGGTTGGCGTCCTTCACCGCGGTCCTGCCCGATGCGCAGGTCGCGGAGATCTGTGACCTGGTCGAGAAACGCGCCTACGATCTCAAACGGTCCGACACCAGTGAAGACGCTGCCGAGAAACTCCTGGGTGAGTACCGGGCCGACGCGTTGTACGAGATCGTCACCCGCAACCTGAACTACATCCTTGATATTCAGATCCTTACCCCCACCGCATGCCAGGGCTGCAGCAACAACTCTGCGGACGCGAACAGGAACGGCGATTCCGGTCGTGACCGCGGCAAGGAGGACAGTGGCGATGACGGCGACGACGGCCGCTTAGGCGGCAACCCAGGCGGCAACCCCGGCGGTGGCGGGAACGGTCCCGGCGGCACCGGCGGTGACACACCCGGTCCCAGCAAGGGGAGGTCATCCAAGAAGACCGTGACCCGCGGCGAAGCACTCGGACTGTTCACCAGCAAACGCAACGCCAAGAACTGCGGGGCGAACAGCGTCACGAACAGCACTGCGTTAGGAATCCATCACCGCGTCGGCGCACTGTCCGGGTACGGGATCGAAGCACTCATCCAGAACGCCACCACGACCACCACCACCGGGGTCGAATTCAACCCACTCACCGGCGAACTCATCCACCAGGACACCTCACAGGCGTACCGACCACCCGAGACGATGCGCCGCAGGATCCAAGCCCGCGATCAACACTGCCGAGCACCCGGGTGTGCCCGGCACGCAGTGTTCACCGACACCGACCACGTCACCGCCTACCAACGCGGCGGACCCACCACCGACACCAACCTGCAATGCCTGTGCCGACACCACCACAAAATGAAACAAAGCGGCTGGCAGGTGGTCATGAACACCGCCGGCGTGTGCACCTGGACCACACCCACCGGCCGCACCTACACCACCGAACCCGGACTCCTACAGACCTACCGGGACACCGAAGGCCTCTGA
- a CDS encoding siderophore-interacting protein: MSDRPRRVPKSVTVVRTEQVAPQLVRVVVTGDDLAQIGELEFTDHYVKLLFPPAGADYAWPFDPELIREERPREQWPVTRTYTIRWFDPSTRHLALDFVVHGDAGIAGPWAARVQPGDQIGFMGPGGAWAPGPGADVHLLIGDESAQPAIAAAIERLPAGASAKVFVEVRDVDSHIPMPAGEGVEIAWVHREEERLGHGHSLAAAVRRADWPDGEVHAFVHGNADMIKDLRKYLFIERGLPRDQVSISGYWRTGEDENAWQAGKREFVEQLEAEESALEEAH; this comes from the coding sequence ATGTCTGATCGTCCGCGCCGCGTCCCGAAGTCCGTCACCGTCGTCCGCACCGAGCAAGTGGCACCGCAACTCGTCCGGGTGGTCGTTACCGGGGACGATCTGGCGCAGATCGGGGAACTGGAGTTCACCGACCACTACGTGAAGTTGCTCTTCCCGCCGGCGGGCGCCGACTACGCGTGGCCGTTCGATCCCGAACTCATTCGCGAGGAACGTCCGCGCGAGCAGTGGCCGGTGACCCGCACCTACACGATCCGCTGGTTCGACCCGAGCACCCGTCATCTGGCGCTCGACTTCGTCGTTCACGGGGACGCCGGCATCGCCGGGCCGTGGGCCGCGCGCGTGCAGCCGGGGGATCAGATCGGATTCATGGGTCCGGGCGGTGCGTGGGCGCCGGGCCCGGGCGCCGACGTCCACCTGTTGATCGGTGACGAGTCAGCGCAGCCGGCCATCGCCGCCGCCATCGAACGACTTCCCGCCGGAGCTTCGGCGAAGGTCTTCGTCGAGGTTCGCGACGTCGATTCGCACATCCCGATGCCGGCCGGGGAGGGTGTCGAGATCGCCTGGGTGCACCGGGAGGAGGAGCGTCTCGGCCACGGGCACAGTCTCGCTGCTGCGGTGCGTCGTGCCGACTGGCCGGATGGTGAGGTGCACGCGTTCGTCCACGGCAACGCCGACATGATCAAGGACCTGCGCAAGTATCTGTTCATCGAACGGGGCCTGCCGCGTGACCAGGTTTCGATCTCCGGTTACTGGCGTACCGGGGAGGACGAGAACGCCTGGCAGGCGGGCAAGCGTGAATTCGTCGAGCAACTCGAGGCCGAGGAGTCCGCGCTCGAAGAGGCACACTGA
- the dapC gene encoding succinyldiaminopimelate transaminase: MPVDRHLPDFPWDTLAQAKAVANSHPDGIVDLSVGTPVDPTPQVVRDALIAAADAPGYPQVWGTPDLREAISAWFARRRNAPGVDPDGVIPTIGSKELVAWLPTILGLGPGDAVSFPEIAYPTYDVGARIAGATPVPAQSTVQFGPRAPKLLWLNTPGNPHGQVLPIDHLAKVVRWARERGVIVASDECYAELDWRDDVDDLTTPSILDERVCGGDHTGLLSVYSMSKQSNMAGYRAAFVAGDPALVKRLVDFRKHAGMMAPWPVQRALLAAVQDDEHVAIQKERYRSRRNTLLGALRESGWRTDHSEAGLYLWATKGQPCRTTVDELAGKGILVAPGDFYGAAASAHVRVALTAPDERIEQAAARLTAD, translated from the coding sequence GTGCCCGTCGATCGTCATCTTCCTGATTTTCCCTGGGACACCCTGGCGCAGGCCAAGGCTGTCGCGAACTCGCATCCGGACGGCATTGTCGACCTCTCGGTCGGCACGCCCGTCGACCCGACCCCCCAGGTCGTCCGTGACGCGTTGATCGCGGCCGCGGATGCGCCCGGCTACCCGCAGGTCTGGGGCACCCCCGATCTGCGCGAGGCGATTTCGGCCTGGTTCGCGCGCCGGCGCAATGCGCCCGGTGTCGACCCCGACGGCGTCATACCGACCATCGGTAGCAAGGAACTCGTCGCTTGGCTGCCGACGATCCTGGGCCTCGGGCCGGGAGATGCTGTCAGTTTTCCCGAGATCGCCTACCCGACGTACGACGTCGGGGCGCGCATCGCCGGAGCGACCCCGGTGCCTGCTCAGTCGACCGTTCAGTTCGGTCCGCGTGCTCCGAAACTGTTGTGGCTCAACACTCCTGGCAACCCGCACGGTCAGGTGTTGCCCATCGATCACCTGGCCAAGGTGGTCCGGTGGGCCCGTGAGCGCGGCGTGATCGTCGCGTCCGACGAGTGCTACGCCGAGTTGGACTGGCGTGACGATGTCGACGACCTCACTACGCCGAGCATCCTGGACGAGCGGGTGTGCGGCGGCGACCACACCGGCCTGTTGTCGGTCTACTCGATGTCCAAGCAGTCGAACATGGCCGGCTACCGGGCGGCGTTCGTCGCCGGTGATCCGGCTCTGGTCAAGAGGCTGGTCGACTTCCGCAAGCACGCCGGGATGATGGCGCCCTGGCCGGTGCAGCGTGCCCTGCTCGCCGCGGTCCAGGACGACGAGCACGTCGCCATCCAGAAGGAGCGCTACCGCTCGCGTCGAAACACCCTTCTCGGCGCACTGCGAGAATCCGGTTGGCGCACAGACCATTCCGAGGCCGGTCTGTACTTGTGGGCGACCAAAGGGCAACCGTGCCGGACGACTGTCGACGAACTCGCCGGCAAGGGAATCCTGGTGGCACCCGGAGACTTCTACGGCGCAGCTGCGTCAGCCCACGTCCGCGTCGCGCTGACCGCCCCCGACGAGCGGATCGAGCAGGCGGCGGCGCGTCTGACCGCCGATTGA